One Mus pahari chromosome 10, PAHARI_EIJ_v1.1, whole genome shotgun sequence genomic window, ACTATTAACTATGGTATATTAACAAATGTTAAGAAggtcctttaaaaatgtttaagaaggttctttctgtttctctggattcttttgtcttgtttttgtttcttttgtcatgAAGTATATTATGTTAGGTAAGTGTTTCCTGTGTCAATCAAGATGATCatgtaaatattttggttttggttcttgtCAATCAATGTAATGTATTACATTGATCAATTATTAAAATGAGAACCACAATTGTATCCTTTGGATAAATCCCATCTGATCATGccataaaatcttttaaatgtacCATTGgtatctcttcctttctttgttccttccttcctttgttcctttcttcctttgttccttccttcctttgcttcttccttccttccttccttccttccttccttccttccttccttccttccttccttccttctttttctttctttttcctgtaatTTGAATCTCCATTAATGAGTACTATTGATCtctaagtttatttttttgtgatgTCTTTGTCTGGGTGTGCTATCATAGTAGTACTGACTTCAGAAAACAGATGAGGGCATGTTCCCTCTTCTACTTTAGACAGAACTTGAAAATGATTGATATGagcttttctttaaacatttgggGGAATTTATAGGTAAAACTATCTGATActaggctttttgttgttgctttaagcATTTTACACaactatttcaattttttattagatattttcttcatttacatttcaaatgctatcctgaaagtcccctatatcctccccccaacccacccactcctgcttcctggccctggcattcccctgtactggggcatataatcttcaaaagaccaaatgcctctcctcccattgatggcctactaggctatcctctgctacaattttcaatagatattttataattttctatttattcttgaGTCACTTCATGGCAATTTGTTTTTAGCTACTGTTTATTTATTCTAGGTTATAAAATTTGTTGACATAAATCATATTTGctcatagttttttttctttcttaaagttaGCAGCACATTcatctgtttttagttttctgcatcttctgtcttctcaactcagagacagagataaaggtTTGTCActttgttgatattttaaaataaacttttgctTTCAAAATGTGTTGCTTCTGAAATAATGATACATGCCTGAACTGAAACTAAGAATGAGTTGTCTTCCACATTTGTGtacctctctctccctaccaCATGTTTATGGTTCCTTCAAAATCATCACTATTGGACTTGAACTTCAGTTAGATGTGGTTAACCAGGGTCCATATCATTATTTTCATCACCTGCTGCCTATCTAGAGTTATGCTAGTAATGTCTACCAATTAGAATCTCTGCCACATCCATGTCTGGATGTTTTTTATTATGTAGCTGTACCCACAAAGAGTGCATTCTGAATTTTCCAGTGCCTCCTGTAGCATCATGGACCTCCCTGCAGCATGTCATAAACTACAGTGATGGCCATAAAACCAGACCCTAATGGTTTTCACCTTTATGCTAGTTTTACTCATCATGACTCAAGGAAAGATGCAGTGGCATAAGAATGTCATCCTTTCCCTCCCAACCTACTGTTGCCTAACCCTGTCAAACAGTATACTGTACCCTATCAATGCTAAGTCTTCCCAATGACAAGCTACTGCTAAGACATCTATACTGAGCTCCAGATCTAGCATAAAGCATGTGAACTACAAAAGGACAAGAAATTAGTTCCTTAACACTGGTCTGTACAAGTCCTATTAAGTCACTTGACAcagtttttcatttgcaagtaaaaAAGTAAAGTTTCTGACTTCACATCTTTCTTCTCAAAGCTTatttgaataaaagaaatagaaacatataATCTGCTACCTTTATATTAAACTTAATTGAAACTTAATTACTACTTGAATGATCTTttttctgatgtgtgtgtatatgcttggtgggtacatgtatgcatatgtgggtGTTTAcaccttgtgtgtgtgcacatggaggtaaGATGAAGATATCAGATGTCCTACTTTGTCTACTTTAtcctcttgagacagggtctttcactgaacctggagctaggatGACAACCAGCAAGCCCTAGCTATCCCTCAGTCACCATACCTCACTCTGCCAGGGTCGTATGACCATGACTAGCTTGTGGGATGAATATTTGAATCCAGATGATTACACTTGCTCAGAAAATGCTTTTATCTGCTGAACATTCTCCCCAATCCCTCATTTCTATTTTTGATTATGTAGTCTTATCTATTCTTCATTCATCTGGGCACTTTTCATGATCTTAGAAAagatcttaggaaaaaaaatcctttacgAGAAACTGGAGTTGCTAGCCTTTCTTGTTTTGACTTTCTATGTCTTGTTGTCTTGATTTATTATTTGGCACAAAGGCTTTCAAaatcatgtgtatttttttaagacgacaaaaacaaagaaatgacaaaatataatAACTGCTTTATCTATATGTATCTTATTAGTCCAGATCATGTGTGACTAAAGTATTTAAGGTGTAAAATCCTAAAACTCACTAGCTTATTTTAGTAGGTCACAGGAAGCACATAAACCATAAAAACCACAGTGAACCCAAATCATCTCTGATGAAAAGAGGCAAGAATGTTTGTATTCTTAAAGTACCAACTGAAAAAAACTATCACAGAAAAGTAAGGAAGTTACAAAGGACATCATCAAAGTGCCTTCAAAGTATTAATAAGCCTTTCTTGTTTTGCTATCACTTCTCTGGACATATCTCCACATTTTCATTTGGTTGTGTCTTGCCATATATGAATGGCAGAGAGACGGGTTTTAATACCAACTTAACTTTCAGTTTGAATGGTTTAACCTCCAACAGGGTTCAAATGAATCCTTTTATGTCACTTGAGAGAACTTAACCTTCAGAATGATAATCAACATGATTTTAAACATCTTGTATCCAGTGTCAGTCATCTTACAGCATTTGGAGGAGCACaaatgattttcatttcattggtTTTCAGATGACTTGAGATGATCTCCATTCTACTCCAGGCAACCTGAAGCGCCAAAGCCATGCCTTTGATGGGATACTGCTTAGCTAGCATGTGTTTTGGATATAATGTTGTGAGGAGGTATCCTTTGTGGGTCATGCCAAGATGTGTCCTGAAGAGATTATGCCATGAAACAGAtcttgtataaaaaaaaaaggtttactgaaggaggggagaggagaggaaacttatagagccaGACAAgtggacagagaagagagagagtcatggggcagagagaggaggcagagatgggcaggaaGGGGACACATGAAGAGCACACAGAGAGGGAACTCCAAGAACAGAAAGAGAGCTAGTGAGGTGGTTGGGTCCTTTCATCCACTGCACACCTGACAGCATCTAGATCCCTGAGAGCAGTCCACTGGAATTTCCTGTATAGTAACAGCAGGTATACCAGAGCTGTGAGGTGGTGATGTACTTTCTTTAAAGAATACCCAAAGGCTACATCACACACATCTTCCAACCTAAAAATCCTGAAAAATTTGAACTCATTGCTGGCAGATAGATATGAAGTTTTCATACTCACACAAAAGcatcctttctgttttccttatgcAGATAAAGATTTTAAGGTGTAAATTCTCAAAAATTTGACCATTTGGATAGTGTAAGTGAGATGAAGGTGGTAAGAACATCTCATGGTTTCCTAAGATCCACTCTGAGTTCCCAGTGTAAATCTTTCCTTCATTAGAaagctttaattttttcaatttttttaaagatattttcttcatttacatttcaaatgctatcccgaaagtcccctataccctcccacccccctaccctgctcccctacccatccactcctacttcttgggcctggttttcccctgtactagggcatataaagtttgtaagaccaagggccctctcttcctaatgatggcaaatacagaagtggatgctcacagttatctgttggatggaacacagggcccccaatggaggagctagagaaagaacccagagagctgaaggggtctgcaaccctataggtggaacaacgataAGAAAGTTTTATTTAAGCAAGATTTGTAACCAGATTCCAATTCACAACACTTTGAAAGCAACACACAAGTCTTAGTGAAACCTCTCTGCGTTTTATTCAATATGAACTATGGCCTCATTAGTATTTATTCTCTGGGGAGTAATAGGTTCTATTGTACTTGGGTTATGCCAATTAACatagagaagagaacagagaatgGAAAAGCTATGAAAGACTTATAAGACAAAGAAGCCCTGAGCTGAAATAcactgaagcagggggatggggcgTGGCTAACTCACACTCAGAATTGCATaagcaaaatttcaaaattaatccTGTAGAGACCTCAGCCCAGCATATAACACTCCTGGCTGGAAAAGAAGAACTGtagatctttgttttttttttttttcttcaaatctttACCATCACTTGCTCTTTTATCTCCGCCTTCTCTTTCTGCAGGAAACTTTATTTCCTACTTCTGCATACCAGTTTGTACCTCCAGATCTGTTACTGAGAAGCCTGAGATACCAGTGCCATCATAAAGAAGCCATACCTGGTGAGTTGTGATTTTTTCCACGACTTTATGCATCTCCAAGCTTGAGGTGCAGGGCACTAGGGAGACAGCCTGAGGTATTGTACAGCCTGTGCACCTGAGGCAATGATCAAGAtttggggagagaagagagtgtaATGTGCACCAAGAAACATTAGAAAGACCCTAGTGGCAGTGTGGAAATGAGGGTGTTGCTGGGTGGGACCATTCTTTTGGGATCAGATGATAAAAGGGgacaatgaaggaaggaaaggcactCTGCCTCATCATCTTCTAGACATTCACAGGCTTGTTCTGTCTCTCTTAGCATGCAGAGGGTTTACATTTCTAGAACTTTATACCGTGAAATCTTTTACCTCTAGTTCATCTATGCCTTCTAAATTGGCTTTTGTCTCTCCTCAAGAGAACCACACAGACTGAAAAgatatctctctttctctctctctctctctctctctctctctctctctctctctctctctctctcccattatctctttttctttctttttggaggcagcTTCCCTACAATCCTGGGTGATAGCTATGTCTTAAAGCCCAAAGCGATGCTCAGGCCAGTACTTTCCAGACTGCTTGGTAGTAGGAACTAAGTGCTGACTATGTGTCATAGGGTTAGATGAATTAACATTTACCTATATTTTTCCATAACAGCTGGAACTTCAGAACAGACCAGAACTTAGCACCATGTAATCTTTAGGTACatgcattttcttccttattttcatCAAAGATCTCATTTAGTTTTTGCAGTCTAGTGATAAGACTCAGTGATGTGAAATGCAAGCTTCATTTGGCTATCACTTAAGGGATGGAAAAAGTACTGTGATATATAGATGGATGAAAACATATTTATAGTTGATATCAGGAAAAAACAGTCTTAACAATCTAATCTAATGATGTTACATATTATGATCTTATAGTTATTATAGACTTTTGAGCACTCTTTCAGTGAACATTTACTGTCCATTCTTTTCACCAGATGAAATTATAAGTCAGAGATTAACAACATTGCTACTCCTTAACCTCAGAGGGGTGCATGGTATGTAAAAGATACCATGATAAGTGGTTACTTAGATTCACAAGAGCAGAGTGATTTGTCAGAGGGTGCAGATTAGGCTTCACAAGAGAAAGGGAGTTTAAGCAGGAGGTAGAATGAAGAGGAACCATTTTAGGTCAAGAGACCAGAACAGAGTAAATCACTAAGGCATAAAGGAAGTGGTGAGTttggaggaaatggagagaagacgGTTGTGGGTGTGCACAGGACTGGGAATGTGAGAGCAGATCAACCACTATGAAGTCCCACCACATCCCAGTCCTGTGGCTATTGGGGGTTTCAGGCTGAGGAGTACGTATGCAGTGTTAATTGTTGGGGCAGACAGAATGAGAGTGGAGGAGAGATCAATAGGAAATGAATAGCAGGTGAGACAAAAAATTGGCAGCCCATAGAAGGCAGCGAGGGTGAATTTGAAAAGAATGTAGGGGTAGAATTCCTATGGCACAATTCTAACACAGAACATTCATCTGTAGCACATGATGAGCCCTCACCTCAGGTGGACCTCATAGCAACTTAGGGAGTTTCTATACAGGAAAACAGATGCTTGACTTTATATTACTCAGCTTTCGTGTTAGAGGCAGGAGTTTTTTATCTTtgagcttattttatttatttatttatttatttatttatttatttatttatttatttatttatttatttatttatttatttatttgtgtgtgtgtgtgtgtgtgtgNNNNNtgtgtgtgtgtgtgtgtgtgtgtgtgtgtgtgtgtgtgtgtgtgcactagtaAATGCCATGCAAGTTCAGCTGCCTGCAAAGACCAAAGGAGGGCATTGGATTCACcacaggtgctaggaattgaacttgagtcatCTGCAAAAACAGtgggtactcttaactgctgaatcatctgtCTGGTTATCTAATGTGGAGGCAGGTTTTGAATCTAATCTCGTTGGTTCTGACAAACAACCTTTAATTTTCTGAAAAGGAATGATTTGGGATAATACTAGagttttcttcttataaaatGTAGTGGATGATAATAACTAAGATGAGCGCCTCATAATTTGGTCAGCAAGATGTTTCCTGTGTCAAAGTACTTGCCGTGAAAACCTAGtcacctgagttcaaatccctgtaGCTTACTTATATAGtagggaaagagaaaattatcttctgacctctaaacacTTACAGCAGTGCCTGTGTGTACCCCTCATGTATAAGTCAGAGCAGATGCTAGATAAATATTGACCATGTAGACAAATtcatgaagagataccatgaaaTGTGAAAAATTAAACTCTGGTGTTTCAGAGAAGGTGAGACTTGAACACAGAGCCTTGGAAAACATAAGCATGTAGGAGAGTAAAATACTGAGATCAGCTGATATAATTCAGATAAAAATCTGAATTAGAAGAATTTTGAagcaagaataaaaagaaaagaggcaaaagTGGGCAAAAGCCAAGTGCCTTGAGGTTTTATGAAGTTTGGAGGGATATTTCACAGACATATTAATAAGCAGCCACATAAGTGACTTTCTAGAAGCtaaaagcaaaaattttaaagttttatctgtttatttattttgtgtaagtaTCTGTGCCTTAAGTCACATATAGTTTATGTCAAAAAGTGATAAATACactaaaactggaattacaggtggttatgagctccCTGCTGTGGGTATAGAAAATCAATGTGGGTTCTATGCAAGAAAAGTAAGTGCCTTtgatccctgagccatctctagtaCCTTCAAAAAGTTTTGAATGGGGAAATTCATGCTCAATGAGAAGAATTTGGAATGAAGTTAAGGTATTTGAACATTGAATTAGCATTGCAACCTTGTCAAAAGAAGTGTGAGAGGAAGGTGGATACAAGAATTGAGAGGGTTATTAGAATGCTTTTGGGTAAAATGAATAGATGGTGCAATATataatggtttattttctttatgaaataagAAGTCAGAAAGTGAGCCCTCTGTATGGCTTGCATACAATGTCTAGGTATTTTGTTTATAGTCCCAAGCATAAAGCCTATGATACACAAGTTGAAATAGGAGAATAGGCCTATTATCTTCTGTATCTCTTTTGTTGTGGAAGAAGCTCCCTATAAACCTTCTAGCAGGCTCTAATTACATCTTATTGGTCATAAACCTGGTCACCACATGCAGAGAAGTAGTAAATGAAGACATGCACCTTTTGTAGCCTTACAATGAGAAACATGTTCACCAGGGAATGCCAAGGATGTTAAGGAAATGGTTGCAGAGTTGAAAAGTTGTGACTGCTGttaggaataaaagaaaagtgaTGTACACAAGGTAGGTATCAAGGAGATGACTATAAAGGAGAAACCAAAGATTGGGATGCTGCTTAAATGGGGAAAGACTATTTGAATTAAGGAATTTGGCATTTGTGTTACAAATAATCATTTTGTTCTCTGACCACAGAATCAAAGGAAATGGAAGACAGTAATATGCTACCACAGTTCATCCATGGCATACTATCAACATCACATTCTCTATTTACACGAAGTATCCAAGAGCTTGATGAAGGGGCCACCACACCATATGACTACGATGATGGTGAGCCTTGTCATAAAACCAGTGTGAAGCAAATTGGAGCTTGGATCCTGCCTCCACTCTACTCCCTGGTATTCATCTTTGGTCTTGTGGGCAACATGTTGGTCATTATAATTCTGATAGGCTGCAAAAAGCTGAAGAGCATGACTGATATCTACCTGCTCAACTTGGCCATCTCTGACCTGCTCTTCCTGCTCACACTACCATTCTGGGCTCACTATGCTGCAAATGAGTGGATCTTTGGGAATATAATGTGTAAAGTATTCACAGGGCTCTATCACATTGGTTATTTTGGTGGAATCTTTTTCATTATCCTCCTGACAATTGATAGGTACTTGGCTATTGTCCATGCTGTGTTTGCTTTAAAAGCCAGGACAGTTACCTTTGGGGTGATAACAAGTGTAGTCACTTGGGTGGTAGCTGTGTTTGCCTCTCTACCAGGAATCATATTTACTAAATCCAAACAAGATGATCACCATTACACCTGTGGCCCTTATTTTACACAACTATGGAAGAATTTCCAAACAATAATGAGAAATATCTTGAGCCTGATCCTGCCTCTACTTGTCATGGTCATCTGCTACTCAGGAATTCTCCACACCCTGTTTCGCTGTAGGAATGAGAAGAAGAGGCACAAGGCTGTGAGGCTCATCTTTGCCATCATGATTGTCTActttctcttctggactccatacaATATTGTTCTCTTCTTGGCCACCTTCCAGGAATCCTTGGGAATGAGTAACTGTGTGATTGACAAGCACTTAGACCAGGCCATGCAGGTGACAGAGACTCTTGGAATGACACACTGCTGCATTAATCCTGTCATTTATGCCTTTGTTGGAGAGAAGTTCCGAAGGTATCTCTCCGTATTTTTCAGAAAGCATATTGCCAAACATCTCTGCAAACAGTGCCCAGTTTTCTATAGGGAGACAGCAGATCGAGTGAGCTCAACATTCACTCCTTCCACTGGGGAGCAAGAAGTCTCAGTTGGGTTGTAAAGTAAGTGACAGTTTGCCTTTTTttaagcagggaaggagggagcagtTTGTACATAGCAACAAGCCTCAAAGACAGTGGTTCTTACCT contains:
- the Ccr2 gene encoding C-C chemokine receptor type 2, producing the protein MEDSNMLPQFIHGILSTSHSLFTRSIQELDEGATTPYDYDDGEPCHKTSVKQIGAWILPPLYSLVFIFGLVGNMLVIIILIGCKKLKSMTDIYLLNLAISDLLFLLTLPFWAHYAANEWIFGNIMCKVFTGLYHIGYFGGIFFIILLTIDRYLAIVHAVFALKARTVTFGVITSVVTWVVAVFASLPGIIFTKSKQDDHHYTCGPYFTQLWKNFQTIMRNILSLILPLLVMVICYSGILHTLFRCRNEKKRHKAVRLIFAIMIVYFLFWTPYNIVLFLATFQESLGMSNCVIDKHLDQAMQVTETLGMTHCCINPVIYAFVGEKFRRYLSVFFRKHIAKHLCKQCPVFYRETADRVSSTFTPSTGEQEVSVGL